GGGGCCGCCACGGCGGGGGTCTTCCGCATGGTCCCCTCAGCCCTGGTGCCCGACGAGGACCAAGGGTACGCCATGGCCATGGTGCGCCTGGGGGACGGCATCTCCCTGAACCACACGGAGAAGGTGGTCCGGAAGTTCGACGCGGTGCTGGCCAAGGATCCCCTGGTGAAGGACACCATGACCTTCGCGGGGTACAACATGCTCTCCGGCACCCTCCAGTCCAACTACGGCACCTCCTTCATCATGCTCAAGGATTGGAAGGAGCGCCCCCGCCCGGACCAGAGTTCCTTCGCCTTCGTGAAGAACCTCCTGGCCAAGACCTGGGGCATCCCGGAGGGACAGGTGTGGGTCTTCAACCCGCCCCCCATCTCGGGGCTGAGCAACACCGGGGGCTTCGAGGGGTACCTGCAGGACCGCAGCGGCGGGGACGCTCTGGACCTGGGCAAGGCCACCAAGGCCTTCCTGGAGGCGGCCGCCAAGAGGCCGGAGGTCACGGGGCTGCGCACCACCTTCGCCCCCACCATCCCCCAGATGTTCGCCAACCTGGACCGCAACCGGGCCCGGGCCCTGGGGGTGCCCATCAACCAGGTCTTCGCCACCATGGCCAGCACCTTCGGGTCCTACTACGTCAACGACTTCGACAAGCTGGGACGGACCTTCCAGGTGCTGGTGCAGTCCGACGCCCCCTTCCGGGATCGGCCGGACGACCTGCGCTACGTCTACGTGCGCTCCAACAAGGGGGACATGATCCCCCTCCTCTCCCTGCTGGACCTCAAGCCTCGGCTGGGGCCGGAGGTGATGGAGCGGTTCAACGCCTTCCCCGCCGCCAGCGTCACCGGGGACCCGGCGCCGGGCTACACCTCCGGTCAGGCCATCCAGGCCATGGAGGAGGTCGCCCGGGAGGTGCTGCCCAAGGACTACACCCTGGCCTGGACCGGTTCGGCCTACCAGGAACAGGAAACGGGAAGCGCCACCGTAGTGGCCTTCGGCCTGGGGATCATCATGGTGTTCCTCATCCTGGCGGCGCAGTACGAGAAGTGGAGCCTCCCCCTGGCGGTGGTGCTGGCGGTGCCCTTCGCCCTCTTCGGAGCCATCCTGGCAGTCTGGCTCCGGGGTCTGGCCAACGACATCTACTTCCAGATCGCCCTGGTGACCCTCATCGGCTTGGCCTCCAAGAACGCCATCCTCATCGTGGAGTTCGCCCTGATGCGGCACCAGCAGGGCTTGAGCCTCTTCGAGGCGGCGGCGGAGGCGGCGCACCTGCGCTTCCGGCCCATCATCATGACCTCCCTGGCCTTCATCCTGGGGTGTCTGCCCCTGATGCTCTCCACGGGAGCGGGGTCCGCCAGCCGGCACTCCATCGGCACGGCGGTGGTGGGGGGGATGCTGGCGGCCACGGGGATCGCCATCTTCTTCATCCCCTCCTTCTTCGAGCTCATCATGAAGGCGACCCACGGGATCCACGGGGAACACGACCCGGCCGCTCCGGCGGACGGCAGCGGGGAGGCGAAGGCATGACCACCAGCGGACTCTTGGCGGCCCTGATCCTGGGGTCCTTCTTCCACCTGGACATGGGACCGGCCATGACCAAGCCGGTCACCGACGTGCCTGTCTCCTGGTCGGGCCCGGTCTCCGGGGACCTGATCACCCCCCGGACGGCCTGGTGGACCCTGTTCCGCGAGCCCGTCCTGGACCGGTGCGTGGAGGAGGCCTTCCGCAACAACCGGAACCTGGAACAGGCCCTGGCCCGGGTGGAACAGGCTCGGGCGGTGCTGGGAGAGACCCGGTCCCAGCAGTCTCCGGAGGTCAACCTCCAGGTGGAGGCGGCCCGGGCCCGGGTGATCGAGGGGGCCAACGGTTCCTCCAACCCCACCAACACCAACGACGTGCTGGGGGCGGTGTCCTACGAGGCGGACCTGTGGAGCAAGCTCCGCAAGGCCACCACGGCGGCCAAGCTGCAGCTCCTCTCCAGCGAGGCGGCTCGGGACACGGTGCGCCTTTCCCTGGCGGGGCAGGTGGCCAAGGCCTACTTCTCCCTCCGGGGGCAGGACCAGCAGCTTCAGATCGCCCAGGAAACCCTCCAGACCCGCAAGGAGGCCCTGGCCCTGCGGAAGCTCCTGTACGAAAAGGGCCGGACCAGCGAGTTGGACTACCGGCAGGACCAGTCGGAGACCGCCGTGGCGGCGGTGAAGGTGCGGCAGATGGAGAACGCCGTGGCCCGATCGGAGCACGCCCTGCTGGTGCTCATGGGGCGCAACCCCCAGGAGCAGGTGGCGAACCAGGTGACCCGGGGGGTCAGCCTGGACGCCCTGCCCCAGCCCCCGGAGATCCCCCCCGGGTTGCCCTCCCAGCTTCTGGAGCGGCGTCCGGACATCCGGCAGTCGGAACAGGACTACCTGGCAGCCCTGGCGAAGATCGGGGAGGCCAAGGCGGCGCAGTTTCCCACCCTGTCCCTCACGGGGCTCTTCGGCAGCGCCTCCCCGGAGCTGGAGGACCTCTTCACCGGGCCCACGGCCTGGGAGCTGGCGGGGAAGCTCCTCGCTCCCCTGGTGGACGGAGGCAAGCGCAAGTCCCGGGTGAAGAAGGCCGAAGCGGCGGCCCGGGAGTCCCTGGGGATCTACGACCAGACGGTTCGCACGGCCTTCCAGGAGACCCTGGATGCCCTGGTGGGCAACACCAAGGCCCAAGAGATCCTGACCCTCCAAACGGAGCAGGAGAAGGCCCAGAGCCGGGCCTACGAGCTGGCCAAGGCCAAGTACGAGGGGGGCTACGCCAGCCACCTGGACCTGCTGGACGCCCAGAGGCAGCTTTTTCAGGTGCAGCTGGACCTGGAGGGCTCCCGCACCGACCGCCTGAACGCGGTGGTGGACCTGTGCCTGGCCCTGGGGGGCGGCTGGGACACCGCCTCGGCGGACCAGACCCCGAAGGCCCAGGCCCCCAAGCCGTAGGGCCCTCGGCAGAAGAGGAAGACGCAAACGGCGGGGCGGGATCCGGATTCGGATCCCGCCCCGCTTGTCCTGTTCCCCCGTCCTAGACCTGTCCCGTCACGAAGACGTAGCCGTAGGTCTCGGGCCACCGGCGGCGCAGGTCGATCTCCTCCTGGATTCCCGCCAGCACCCCCAGGGCCTCCGGCTCCTCCTGGTACTTCTCCCGCAGGGCAGGAAGGCGTTTCCCCAGGGGGGTGTAGTAGGGTTCCCACCAATCCCCGTCGGGCTGGACGAAATGCCCCACGTTGCGGTAGCCCGCCGCCCGGAACAGGGCCGCGTTCTCCTCCGCGGAGAGTGCCTGGGGGTAGACCCGCTCCCAGAAGGTCCGCACTTCCTCCGGCAGGGGGCCTTCCGCCAGGAAGGCCTCGCTCAGGGCGAGCCACCCCCCCGGGCGCAGAAGTCTGCGCCATTCCGCCAGGGCGCGTTCCATCCCCAAGACGAAGACGATCCCCTCTCCCCAGACCAGATCGAAGCTGTGGTCCGGAAAGGGCAGGGCCGCCACGTCCCCCTGCACGGGGCGGATCCGGTCCTCCAGTCCCCGGGCGCGGGCCCGCTCCGTCAGGGTATCCAGGTAGTGCTGGTGCAGGTCCAGGGCCGTCACGGTCCCTCCGGTGGCCTCCGCCAGGAGCATCGCCACCGTGCCCTCCCCGCAGCCCAGTTCCAGGATCTCCGGGGCCTGGGGCAGGGAGCCCGCCAGAGCGAGGCCCCGAAGGGTGGTCTCCCGGGACCCCGGATTGAGCCGGGGCAGGTTCCGGAAGGCCTCGAAAAACACGTGCGTCGCAAGCGGCGTCGCGTCCATGGGAATGCCTCCTTTTCGTCGCAGAATGATGTCCGATTCCGAATAGCCCAGGGCCGCCAGGATCTGGTGGTGCAGCTCCGGGAAGGAGCGTTCCAGCTCCCGGTGCCAGAGGACCGCGTCCTCTCGGGAAAGCCCCGCCCGGGCGAACAGATCCACCCAGTCCTTCGGGGAGGGGGCCTCGCCCCCCGCCTCCCGGGACAGGAGGGAGCAGACTCGGGCCTGGCGGCGCCTCACCCGGCGCTGCTCCTCGTTGAGCGCCCGGAGCTGTTCCTCCAGCGCCCGGTCCAGCCCCTCCGGGTCGGGGCGGTCCAGCAGCTCCCGGATGGTCTGGAGAGGAAGGCCCGCCTCCCGGAAGGTGCGGATCCGCTCCAGACGCCGCAGGTCCGCCTCTCCGTAGAGCCGGTAGCCTCCCTCGGTGCGCCCGGAGGGAGAGAGGAGTCCCAGCCGTTCGTAGTGCATCAGGGTGCTCCGCCCCAGCCCCAGCCGCTTCGCCAGACTCCCGATGGTCTCCATGGGCATCCCCTCTTCCCGCGGGTGTGTCGGCCGACGGTTCCCCGCAAGGAAGAGCCTACAGGTTGTACCCGTGGACAGGTCAAGGGGTGTGCTAGCATGGCTTTGCGAAGGAAACGGAAGGGAGAAACGATCCATGCAGTATCGGACGCTCGGCAAAACGGGGCTTTCCGTGTCCGTCCTGGGGTTCGGCCTCATGAGGCTTCCCGTCCTGGACGGGGACCCGACCCGCATCGACAGGGACACGACGGAGCGCATGCTCCTTCGGGGCCTGGAGGGGGGGATCAACTACCTGGACACCGCCTACCCCTACCATTCCCGGAGCCTGGGGGAGGGGGGGCGCAGCGAGCCCTTCCTGGGGGACTTCCTCCACGCCCACGGCCTGCGGGACCGGGTGCATCTGGTCACCAAGCTGCCCCCGTGGATGGTGCGCACCCGGGAGGACATGGAGCGGCTCTTCGACCACCAGCTCCGGCGGCTGCGCACGGACCACCTGGACCTGTACCTGCTCCACGCCATGACCCTGGACCTGTGGCGGCACCTGGAGTCCCTGGGGGTGATCCCCTTCCTGGAGCAGCGCCTCGGGGACGGGCGCATCCGCCATGCGGGGTTCTCCTTCCACAGCTCCCCCGCGGAACTGTCCCTGCTCCTGGACGCCTGGGACCGATGGGAGGCGGTGCAGGTGCAGTACAACTACCTGGACCGGAACTTCCAGGGGGCGGAGAGGGCCCTGAGCCTGAGGGAGCGGTACGGCTTCGGCGTGGCGGTGATGGAGCCCCTCAAGGGGGGCAATCTGGGGGACCGCATGCCCGACCCCATCCGGGAGATCTTCCGGGATGCGGGGCTTTCCGGCAGCCCCGCCCGGGCCGCCCTGCGCTGGCTCTGGGACCAGGAGGGGGTGGCCGTGGTCTTGAGCGGCATGTCCACCCCGGAGCAGGTGGAAGAGAACCTGGTGGCGGCGACGGAGGCCCGGAGCAACTGCCTTTCCCCGAAGGAGAGGGGGGCCTACGAGGCGGTTCGGGAGGCCCTGAGCACCCGGATTCTGGCGGGGTGTACCTCCTGCGGCTACTGCCTGCCCTTCTGTCCTGTGGGAGTGCAGATCCCCATGAACCTGGCCCTGCTGAACGACCTGTACCTGGTGGCCGGGCACAAGGTTCCGACCATGGATCGAAGCCTCATGAAGGCCTACTACGGTCCCTTCATCCGTTACGATCGTCTGCTTCCTTCGGAGAGGGCGGAGGCCTGCGTGGGCTGCGGGGCCTGTGCCGCCCACTGTCCCCAGGGCCTGGACCTCCCGGGTCTGCTGGCCCGGGCGGCGGAGGCCCTGCGGGAGAGGTGACCCGCCTCTCGTTGGGGGATCCCACAAGCCGGACCCCCGGCGGCGGGAGACGATACGGTCGCATGGTGCCGGATGCGGAAGCTCAGGGGCGCGTTTTTCGAAGGGGGGAGCATCCCTTTATCGTACCTTCGGCGGAGGCTGTCCCCGTCGACTCCCAGGTCCGGTTCCTTGCCTCAAGGAGGAAGCCATGGCGAAAACGGAGCGGTCCCCCTACCGTCCTCAGGTCCACTATTACTCTCCCCGGCTGCAGGCCCGACTGCTGTACATCCGCAGTTTCTGCACCACCTTCGTGGAGGCCCCGTCGGGAGCGGGGTTCCTCCCGGGAACCGTGACGGGGGAGCTGGTCCTCGATGGGACAAGCCCCGAAGGGGGGGGCTATCGTTACCTGTTGCGGGTGACGGGGCGGGTGGCCCAAGGGGGACTGGAGACCTCCGCCCTCACCTCCCTCCGCTACCGGCTCTCGGAGGACGCGGCGGAACGGGACGTTCCCCTGCCCGAAGGGGGGCTGCTGGTGAAGGACATGCGGGTCTCCGAGGCCAGCCCCACACCCCTTCGGGGCGGTTCCGGAGGCGG
The sequence above is drawn from the Aminomonas paucivorans DSM 12260 genome and encodes:
- a CDS encoding efflux transporter outer membrane subunit yields the protein MTTSGLLAALILGSFFHLDMGPAMTKPVTDVPVSWSGPVSGDLITPRTAWWTLFREPVLDRCVEEAFRNNRNLEQALARVEQARAVLGETRSQQSPEVNLQVEAARARVIEGANGSSNPTNTNDVLGAVSYEADLWSKLRKATTAAKLQLLSSEAARDTVRLSLAGQVAKAYFSLRGQDQQLQIAQETLQTRKEALALRKLLYEKGRTSELDYRQDQSETAVAAVKVRQMENAVARSEHALLVLMGRNPQEQVANQVTRGVSLDALPQPPEIPPGLPSQLLERRPDIRQSEQDYLAALAKIGEAKAAQFPTLSLTGLFGSASPELEDLFTGPTAWELAGKLLAPLVDGGKRKSRVKKAEAAARESLGIYDQTVRTAFQETLDALVGNTKAQEILTLQTEQEKAQSRAYELAKAKYEGGYASHLDLLDAQRQLFQVQLDLEGSRTDRLNAVVDLCLALGGGWDTASADQTPKAQAPKP
- a CDS encoding methyltransferase domain-containing protein, which translates into the protein METIGSLAKRLGLGRSTLMHYERLGLLSPSGRTEGGYRLYGEADLRRLERIRTFREAGLPLQTIRELLDRPDPEGLDRALEEQLRALNEEQRRVRRRQARVCSLLSREAGGEAPSPKDWVDLFARAGLSREDAVLWHRELERSFPELHHQILAALGYSESDIILRRKGGIPMDATPLATHVFFEAFRNLPRLNPGSRETTLRGLALAGSLPQAPEILELGCGEGTVAMLLAEATGGTVTALDLHQHYLDTLTERARARGLEDRIRPVQGDVAALPFPDHSFDLVWGEGIVFVLGMERALAEWRRLLRPGGWLALSEAFLAEGPLPEEVRTFWERVYPQALSAEENAALFRAAGYRNVGHFVQPDGDWWEPYYTPLGKRLPALREKYQEEPEALGVLAGIQEEIDLRRRWPETYGYVFVTGQV
- a CDS encoding aldo/keto reductase — encoded protein: MQYRTLGKTGLSVSVLGFGLMRLPVLDGDPTRIDRDTTERMLLRGLEGGINYLDTAYPYHSRSLGEGGRSEPFLGDFLHAHGLRDRVHLVTKLPPWMVRTREDMERLFDHQLRRLRTDHLDLYLLHAMTLDLWRHLESLGVIPFLEQRLGDGRIRHAGFSFHSSPAELSLLLDAWDRWEAVQVQYNYLDRNFQGAERALSLRERYGFGVAVMEPLKGGNLGDRMPDPIREIFRDAGLSGSPARAALRWLWDQEGVAVVLSGMSTPEQVEENLVAATEARSNCLSPKERGAYEAVREALSTRILAGCTSCGYCLPFCPVGVQIPMNLALLNDLYLVAGHKVPTMDRSLMKAYYGPFIRYDRLLPSERAEACVGCGACAAHCPQGLDLPGLLARAAEALRER
- a CDS encoding Synerg-CTERM sorting domain-containing protein, translated to MAKTERSPYRPQVHYYSPRLQARLLYIRSFCTTFVEAPSGAGFLPGTVTGELVLDGTSPEGGGYRYLLRVTGRVAQGGLETSALTSLRYRLSEDAAERDVPLPEGGLLVKDMRVSEASPTPLRGGSGGGCNGGFGPLCLLLLPALGVLRRR